In Amycolatopsis sp. FBCC-B4732, the genomic stretch CCGCCCCCCGCGCGGCCGCCCGCCGATCCCGGCGGCTTCTTCCGCTTGCTCGCCGGGATGTTCGGCGCCGTGGCCGCGGCGCTCGTGGTGGCCGGGTCGTTCCTGCCGCAGACGTCGTTCGAGCAGGTCGTCGACGGCAAGGCCGAGACCAGCCAGACGATCAGCGCCTGGTCGCGGTCGTTCTCCGTCGAGCCCGGCGAGGAAGCGAAGAAGTTCTACGAGAACACCCACGTCGCGCGCTACGGGATCCCCCTCACCGCCGGCGCGGTCGTGCTGCTGGCCGGGGCCGGACTGGCCTTCGCGGGCCGGCGGCGCTCGGCGGGCCCGGGCGTCCGCGACCTCGGGCGGACGGCGCTGGTGGCCGGCGGCGCCGGGGTGGCCGGTGCGGTGTGGATGCTCGGCATGGACGTCTCGGCGACGTTGAGCTACGAGTCCGGCGAGGGCACCATCCAGTCGCACTACGCGACCGGGACGGGGTTCTGGGTGCTGCTCGGCGGTGGCGCGGTCGCGGTGGTGGCACTGGTGTTCGCGGTGCTGGCCGGCCGGCGCGCCCCCGCCACGGCCGGTCCCGGTGGGCCGCCGGGGCCCTACCAGCAGCAGTCGCGGCCGTACCCGGTGCCGCCGCAGCAGCAGTACGGTGCGCCGCAGTTCCCGAGGCAGGCTTACGGCGGCCAGGGGTACGGCGCGCCCCAGTCCCAGCCCTTCCCCGCACAGCCTCAGGCCGGGCCGTACGGCGCACCGCAGTCCCAGCCGTTCCCGGCGCAGCAGCCGCCCACCCCGGCGCACGGCACACCGCAGCCCTTCGGCGCCCAGCCCTACGGCGGCGCACCCGCGCAGCCGGCTTCCGACCGGGCCGAGGACGAGCCGGTGTCCGGCGACCTGTCGTCGCGGCTCGACGACGCCCACGGCGGCGCGACCCAGGCCCACCCGCCGCCGAAGCAGGAGCCGACCGAGCCGACGTACCAGCTGCCGCCGCTGAACCCGCCCAATACGTGAAAGATATTCACATCAGACTGGACATCTGACGTACCGACGGTATGGTGTACTCGTCGGTAACCCCTGCGCGGCGTCGTGCGGACTCCGGACGCCGCGGAACGGAGACGTCATGACCAGCACGACCCCCGCGAACGCCGTCGAAGACACGCCTTTGCCGCCGACCGTCGGCGGCGTCGCCGGGGCGCCCGGCTCGGCGCGGGCGGCCCAGCTCGTCGCCCGCGTGGCCGGGGGCGCGGACTCGGCGCCGATCCGGATGCGCGCGCCCTTCACCGGGCAGCCGATCGCGACGCTGCCCCAGGCCACCGACGCCGACGTCCGCTCGGTGTTCGACGGCGCGCGCACGGCCCAGCGGGCGTGGGCGGACCGCTCCCCCGCCGAGCGCGCCCGCGTGCTCACCCGCCTGCACGACCTCGTGCTCGACCGCCAGGACGAGGTGCTCGACCTGGTCCAGGTCGAAGCGGGCAAGGCCCGGCTCGACGCGTTCGACGAGGTCAGCGCGACCGCGCTGGTGGCGGCCTACTACGGCAAGCACGCGGCGAAGTTCCTCGCCCCGCGGCGCGTCGCCGGCGTCATCCCCGGCCTGACCCGCGCCGGCGAGATCCGGCACCCCAAGGGCGTCGTCGGGATCATCTCGCCGTGGAACTACCCCCTGGCGCTGACCGCGATGGACGTCCTGCCGGCGCTGGCCGCGGGCAACGCCGTCGTGCAGAAGCCGGACAACCAGACCGCGCTCTCGGCGCTGTGGCTGCACGAGCTCGCCGAAGAGGCCGGGCTGCCCGCCGGGACCTGGCAGATCGTGCTCGGCCGCGGCTCGAAGATCGGCACCGCGCTGGTCGAGGAGTCGGACTACCTGTGCTTCACCGGTTCCACGCCGACCGGCAAGGAACTGGCCGGGCAGGTGGCGAAGCGGCTGACGTCGTACTCGCTGGAGCTCGGCGGCAAGAACCCGATGATCGTGCTGCCCGACGCCGACGTCACCAAGGCCGCGACCGGCGCGGTGACCGCGTGCTTTTCCTCGGCGGGCCAGCTGTGCGTGTCGGTCGAGCGGATCTACGTCCACGAGGACATCCGCGAGGAGTTCACCCGCGCGTTCGTGGCGAAGACCGCGGCGCTGCGGCTCGGCGGCGCGCTCGACTAC encodes the following:
- a CDS encoding succinic semialdehyde dehydrogenase, with protein sequence MTSTTPANAVEDTPLPPTVGGVAGAPGSARAAQLVARVAGGADSAPIRMRAPFTGQPIATLPQATDADVRSVFDGARTAQRAWADRSPAERARVLTRLHDLVLDRQDEVLDLVQVEAGKARLDAFDEVSATALVAAYYGKHAAKFLAPRRVAGVIPGLTRAGEIRHPKGVVGIISPWNYPLALTAMDVLPALAAGNAVVQKPDNQTALSALWLHELAEEAGLPAGTWQIVLGRGSKIGTALVEESDYLCFTGSTPTGKELAGQVAKRLTSYSLELGGKNPMIVLPDADVTKAATGAVTACFSSAGQLCVSVERIYVHEDIREEFTRAFVAKTAALRLGGALDYQAQMGSLTSEDQLATVSAHVEDAREKGASVLTGGRPRPDLGPLFYEPTVLSGVTAGMLPFADETFGPVVSIYGYTDVTEAIDRANDTPFGLNASVWSRNGRAGWEVGARLKAGTVNVNEGYAATFGSVGVPMGGMKDSGVGRRNGAEGLLKYTESQSIALQRGLALRPPRAVPGSLWSRGMTFGLKALRRLPR